A DNA window from Castanea sativa cultivar Marrone di Chiusa Pesio chromosome 7, ASM4071231v1 contains the following coding sequences:
- the LOC142642458 gene encoding protein DWD HYPERSENSITIVE TO UV-B 1, whose amino-acid sequence MAIDISTLEERYINSCGKHGVLPNTTILSSLFEAQVKKACQELCSLEILLDDIKDIDFPPLLDLFMELDSSEIQAIDVHNESLCVLNGEYALSLMRVINQKLRRVDLQDLSFGKNFLRDLSKRGLPCQVLSLRSSHFRKLNMMGEFMQIHTLNLDFSTSLTSFKEDCFICMPNLTHLSLCETRITNLWTTIAALSKLPRLVELRFQNWLCCNDAGPSAASSDGKSNNKTDFSQPKSSSYIRASSVDIGVLTDYDSSTEEALRNLFSFEDVAINQEVQSVIEDSSDDSDVDFSSHQQEYGSRELLVNDFPGLNGQVDQRNEVSFDTSDNQNGEESLAGAFTRQIEDVALKFISCHASPICFEKYYREYMITSLPHLKVLDNLPIGEDDRERATITFSQYFEYLPYRRKHKESVVSILQKREIRASQSPMRTPKQKSSYISGNSKYFYTRSLCAAKVGSSAWPFLHPLSISSSGLGDEGMGFRPRQFEYHPSDSSLMVFGTLDGEVVVVNHEKEKIVSHIPSLGAMNSVLGLCWLKNYPSKLIAGSDNGTLKLYDIQKMPTTNMGLYNTAGFVTFDDFDQLTSVHVNSADELFLASGYSRNVALYDINSGRRLQVFTDMHREHINVVKFANYSPSLFATSSFDQDVKMWDLRQKPIRPCYTASSSRGNVMVCFSPDDHYLLVSAVDNEVRQLLAVDGRLHLKFEIASTGSSQNYTRSYYMNGRDYIISGSCDEHVVRICCAQTGRRLRDISLEGSGSGSMFVQSLRGDPFRDFNMSILAAYLRPGSKSEIVKVNLLASSDYAKEHSYSRHSCPSNSMGG is encoded by the exons ATGGCAATCGATATCTCAACCTTAGAAGAAag GTACATTAATTCTTGTGGGAAACATGGTGTTCTACCTAATACTACAATTCTGTCTAGCCTATTCGAG GCTCAAGTGAAAAAAGCCTGCCAGGAGCTATGTAGCCTGGAGATTCTCTTGGACGATATTAAAGATATTGATTTTCCTCCACTTCTTGATTTATTTATGGAACTTGATTCTTCAGAGATCCAAGCAATAGATGTACATAATGAATCGTTATGCGTATTGAATGGAGAATATGCTTTGTCATTGATGCGTGTCATCAATCAAAAGCTTCGACGAGTTGACCTCCAGGATTTGTCATTTGGAAAGAACTTCTTGCG GGATCTCTCTAAGAGAGGTTTGCCATGCCAAGTTTTATCCTTGAGGTCTTCACACTTCCGGAAGCTGAACATGATGGGGGAGTTCATGCAGATACACACCCTAAATCTTGACTTCAGTACTTCACTTACTAGTTTCAAGGAGGATTGTTTTATTTGCATGCCCAATTTAACGCACCTCTCATTGTGTGAAACCAGAATTACAAATCTTTGGACAACCATTGCAGCACTTTCTAAACTCCCTCGTTTGGTTGAACTTCGGTTTCAGAATTGGCTGTGTTGCAATGATGCTGGGCCTTCAGCTGCTTCATCTGATGGAAAGTCAAATAACAAAACTGATTTCAGTCAACCAAAGAGCTCTTCTTACATTAGAGCTTCATCTGTCGATATTGGTGTACTCACTGATTACGACTCTAGCACGGAAGAGGCTCTCAGGAATTTATTTTCGTTTGAAGATGTTGCTATAAATCAAGAAGTTCAAAGTGTGATTGAGGATTCATCAGATGATAGTGATGTGGATTTCTCGAGTCATCAGCAAGAATATGGTTCCCGGGAGCTATTAGTTAATGATTTTCCTGGGTTGAATGGACAGGTTGATCAGCGGAATGAG GTTTCTTTTGATACATCAGACAACCAAAATGGAGAAGAGTCTTTGGCTGGTGCCTTTACAAGGCAAATTGAAGATGTCGCTTTGAAGTTCATTTCTTGTCATGCTTCACCAATATGCTTTGAGAAATACTATAGAGAATATATGATAACTTCATTGCCCCATTTGAAAGTCTTGGATAACCTGCCTATCGGAGAGGATGACAGGGAAAGGGCTACAATCACCTTTTCACAATACTTTGAGTATCTACCCTACAGAAGAAAGCATAAAGAGAGCGTTGTTAGTATCTTACAGAAGCGTGAAATAAGAGCAAGCCAAAGTCCTATGCGGACTCCAAAGCAAAAGTCGTCATATATTTCTggaaattcaaaatatttttatacaagatctCTTTGTGCTGCCAAAGTTGGGTCTTCAGCTTGGCCTTTCTTGCACCCTCTTTCTATTTCAAGCAGTGGTTTGGGAGATGAAGGTATGGGCTTTCGTCCAAGGCAGTTCGAGTATCATCCATCTGATTCGAGCCTAATGGTCTTTGGAACTTTGGATGGCGAAGTAGTTGTAGTCAAccatgagaaagagaaaattgtTAGTCATATACCGTCGCTTGGTGCAATGAACAGTGTGTTGGGACTCTGTTGGCTCAAGAACTATCCCTCCAAG CTCATAGCTGGTTCAGATAATGGTACACTGAAATTGTATGATATCCAGAAAATGCCAACAACAAATATGGGCCTATATAACACTGCTGGTTTTGTCACCTTTGATGATTTCGACCAGTTGACATCTGTTCATGTTAACTCTGCGGATGAACTTTTTCTAGCAAGTGGGTACTCAAGAAATGTTGCATTGTATGACATAAACAGTGGAAGACGCTTACAGGTGTTCACTGATATGCATCGAGAGCATATTAATGTTGTGAAGTTTGCCAACTATTCTCCCTCACTTTTTGCTACGTCTTCCTTTGATCAAGATGTCAAGATGTGGGACTTGAGACAGAAACCAATACGGCCTTGCTATACTGCTTCAAGCTCTAGGGGAAATGTGATGGTTTGCTTTTCTCCAGATGATCATTATCTTCTTGTGTCAGCTGTGGACAACGAG GTTAGACAACTTCTGGCTGTTGATGGGAGGCTTCACTTGAAGTTTGAAATAGCTTCTACAGGAAGCTCTCAGAATTACACTCGTTCGTATTACATGAATGGAAGGGATTATATTATCAGCGGGAGTTGTGATGAACATGTAGTCCGCATTTGCTGTGCTCAAACTGGAAGGCGTCTTAGGGATATATCTTTAGAG GGAAGTGGCTCAGGGTCTATGTTTGTGCAATCTTTGAGGGGTGATCCTTTCAGA GATTTCAACATGAGTATCTTAGCAGCATATCTACGTCCAGGCTCGAAGTCTGAGATTGTCAAG GTCAACTTGCTAGCATCAAGTGACTATGCAAAGGAACACTCCTACAGCCGGCATTCCTGCCCATCCAATAGTATGGGAGGTTGA